One window from the genome of Alnus glutinosa chromosome 13, dhAlnGlut1.1, whole genome shotgun sequence encodes:
- the LOC133854792 gene encoding UDP-glycosyltransferase 73C4-like, producing MPSGEILVVPKNGQGHLFPCMELCKHLISRNYTITLIVDSDITSSVPSSLLQSPLFQLTHISTGSGPSPPFHRNHQQMGHGIETLLAGRDPNSARPVCAILDHIMSKNQEVFSRFGVPTVVFITSGACWAAVQHAAWVVRPGDMIPGEVRVLPGLPEEMVLKYSDLKQRRHWLPPPAKEVEKGPPGGMKPPRGPPLPGEPAPWVEEVESSAAILINTCDDLERPFLDYVAKLTRKPVWGVGPLLPDQYWQSTDSLLRDREIRPRKANYTEDEIIEWLDQQPRGSVMYVSFGSEVGPTTEEYPELAGALEESTRSFIWVIQRKSGRGGTHSGQPGSGGVEAQEEYFPHGLDSKVGKRGLIIHGWAPQLLILSHPSTGGFVSHCGWNSTVEAIVRGVPFLAWPIRGDQYYNAMLVVSHLKVGTMVSEGYPADKVKKNDILHGIEKVLTDGDIRSQSEILRGQFEQGFPASSLASLDAFKDFINQKAA from the coding sequence ATGCCGTCCGGTGAGATTCTTGTGGTGCCCAAAAACGGGCAAGGCCACCTCTTCCCTTGCATGGAGCTCTGCAAACACCTCATCTCCCGAAACTACACCATCACCCTCATCGTCGACTCCGATATAACCTCCTCTGTCCCCTCCTCTCTTCTCCAATCCCCTCTCTTCCAACTCACCCACATCTCAACCGGATCCGGCCCGAGCCCGCCTTTCCACCGCAATCACCAGCAGATGGGTCACGGCATCGAGACTCTACTGGCTGGACGGGATCCTAATTCGGCCCGACCCGTATGTGCTATCTTAGACCACATAATGAGTAAGAACCAGGAAGTTTTTTCAAGGTTTGGTGTGCCCACGGTGGTGTTTATCACTTCCGGGGCGTGCTGGGCGGCTGTCCAGCATGCTGCGTGGGTGGTCCGACCTGGAGACATGATACCCGGGGAGGTCCGGGTCCTGCCCGGGTTACCGGAGGAGATGGTCCTAAAGTACTCGGATCTAAAGCAACGTCGTCATTGGCTCCCTCCACCGGCTAAAGAGGTCGAAAAGGGCCCACCGGGGGGTATGAAACCGCCACGTGGCCCGCCTTTACCGGGGGAACCCGCTCCGTGGGTGGAAGAAGTGGAAAGCTCGGCGGCGATATTGATCAACACGTGCGACGATCTGGAGCGTCCGTTTCTTGATTACGTGGCAAAGTTGACCCGGAAGCCCGTCTGGGGTGTGGGCCCGCTCTTGCCGGATCAGTATTGGCAGTCGACGGATTCGCTGCTCCGGGACCGAGAGATCCGGCCCAGGAAAGCCAATTACACCGAGGATGAGATAATCGAGTGGTTGGATCAGCAGCCACGTGGGTCGGTGATGTACGTGTCATTTGGGAGTGAGGTGGGTCCCACAACGGAGGAGTACCCTGAGCTGGCTGGTGCACTGGAGGAGTCGACCCGGTCCTTCATATGGGTAATCCAACGAAAATCAGGTAGAGGCGGTACACATTCGGGTCAACCCGGTTCAGGCGGTGTCGAAGCTCAAGAGGAGTATTTTCCTCATGGGTTGGATAGCAAAGTTGGGAAGAGGGGTTTGATAATACACGGGTGGGCACCACAGCTGTTGATACTGAGCCATCCATCGACGGGTGGGTTTGTATCACACTGTGGGTGGAATTCCACGGTGGAGGCAATCGTGCGTGGGGTCCCATTCTTGGCGTGGCCCATAAGGGGTGACCAATACTACAATGCCATGTTGGTGGTCAGCCATCTCAAGGTGGGGACCATGGTCTCGGAGGGATATCCAGCTGATAAGGTTAAGAAGAATGATATATTGCATGGTATAGAGAAAGTTCTGACAGACGGCGATATCAGAAGCCAGTCGGAGATTCTTCGTGGCCAGTTTGAGCAAGGATTTCCGGCGAGCTCATTGGCCTCGTTGGATGCGTTTAAGGATTTCATCAACCAAAAAGCAGCCTAA
- the LOC133854260 gene encoding probable UDP-glucosyl transferase 73B6: MSREIWVLPFFGQGHLFPCMELCKPIASRGFKTTLVISSNLSSSIPSSFRQHPLLHILEIDSPQPQPPPPPQPPQPGSDPMIQHRRHHSQLASGLEELLSNRPDPLKPVCAILDVMMSWASEVFKKFQIPTVAFFTSGACSAAMEYATWKAHPEDIRPGEVRLLPGLPEDIALTYLDLKRRPHGPPHGPPPGSGGPPGLGAGFPPPPGFGAGSPPPPGSGPRKMGPPKPGNPPPWLEEAEGTIALLMNTCDDLERTFINYIANQIEKPVWGVGPLLPEQYWRSAGSLLHDREIRTNRRSSVTEDEVIQWLDSKPRGSVLYVSFGSEVGPTMEEYAQLADALEASTRPFIWVIQPGSGRSGPPRAFIGGQPGSGGPEAEEEGYFPHGLESKVGERGLIIRGWAPQLLILSHPSTGGFLSHCGWNSTVEGIGRGVPFLVWPIRGDQYYNAKLVVSHLAVGYMIADDLSQTIKKEDIVKGIEKLMGDEDVKKRAATLSTKFQQGFPPTSMAALDALRDFINHKVAA, translated from the coding sequence ATGTCAAGGGAGATCTGGGTCCTTCCCTTTTTCGGGCAAGGCCATCTCTTCCCATGCATGGAACTATGCAAACCCATCGCCTCCAGAGGCTTCAAAACCACCCTCGTCATCTCCTCCAACCTCTCCTCCTCCATCCCCTCCTCTTTCCGCCAACACCCTCTCCTACACATCCTCGAAATCGACTCACCTCAGCCTCAGCCTCCGCCTCCTCCTCAGCCTCCTCAGCCGGGCTCCGACCCCATGATCCAGCACCGTAGACACCACTCCCAGCTGGCTTCAGGCCTCGAAGAACTCCTCTCGAACCGACCCGACCCGTTGAAACCCGTTTGTGCCATCCTCGACGTCATGATGAGCTGGGCCTCtgaagttttcaaaaaattccagATTCCAACGGTTGCTTTCTTCACCTCCGGCGCGTGCTCTGCGGCCATGGAGTACGCCACTTGGAAGGCCCACCCCGAAGATATTCGACCCGGGGAGGTCCGGTTACTCCCCGGGTTACCCGAAGACATAGCGCTCACGTATTTGGACCTCAAACGACGGCCTCATGGGCCGCCACATGGGCCGCCACCGGGCAGTGGCGGTCCACCGGGTTTGGGTGCTGGTTTTCCTCCACCACCGGGTTTTGGTGCTGGTTCTCCTCCACCACCGGGTTCTGGGCCGAGGAAAATGGGTCCACCCAAACCTGGTAACCCGCCACCGTGGTTGGAGGAGGCGGAGGGCACAATCGCGTTGTTGATGAACACGTGTGACGATCTGGAGCGTACCTTTATCAACTACATCGCTAATCAAATCGAAAAACCGGTCTGGGGTGTCGGTCCGCTTTTGCCCGAGCAATACTGGCGGTCCGCAGGTTCACTTCTTCACGACCGCGAAATAAGAACCAATCGACGGTCGAGCGTCACCGAGGACGAGGTGATCCAGTGGCTGGATTCGAAGCCACGTGGGTCAGTGCTATACGTGTCATTCGGTAGTGAGGTGGGTCCTACCATGGAAGAGTACGCGCAATTAGCCGATGCCTTGGAAGCATCGACCAGGCCATTTATATGGGTAATCCAACCCGGTTCAGGTAGATCGGGTCCCCCACGTGCGTTCATTGGGGGGCAACCCGGTTCGGGTGGCCCAGAAGCCGAAGAAGAGGGTTATTTTCCACATGGGTTGGAAAGTAAAGTGGGCGAAAGGGGTTTGATAATACGCGGATGGGCACCACAGCTGTTGATACTGAGCCATCCGTCAACGGGCGGATTTCTATCGCATTGCGGCTGGAACTCCACCGTGGAAGGGATCGGGCGTGGGGTCCCCTTTTTGGTGTGGCCCATCAGGGGGGACCAATACTATAATGCCAAATTGGTGGTGAGCCATCTGGCGGTGGGGTACATGATTGCTGATGACTTGTCGCAAACGATTAAGAAGGAAGATATTGTGAAGGGAATAGAGAAACTGATGGGCGATGAAGATGTGAAAAAGCGAGCAGCGACGCTCAGCACTAAATTCCAGCAAGGCTTTCCACCCACTTCAATGGCTGCTTTAGATGCTTTAAGGGATTTTATTAACCACAAAGTTGCTGCTTAA